The proteins below come from a single Deltaproteobacteria bacterium genomic window:
- the mraY gene encoding phospho-N-acetylmuramoyl-pentapeptide-transferase, whose amino-acid sequence MLYLLLYPLHPAFPVLNVFRYITFRAALAALLSLLLAFVIGPWLIRSLKQWQIGQHIREDGPAHHAGKAGTPTMGGTLIVLSLTLSTLLVADVTNVYVLLALVVTVAFAAIGLVDDCLKLRSRSSRGLSMWSKLVPQTAVAAAAVVVLLSQPDFNSTVAVPFLKNVQPDLGLWYVPFAVVVVVGASNAVNLTDGLDGLAIGPVMTAAAAYAIIVYLAGHVKFAEYLQIPYVSQVGELTVFCAAVVAAGMGFLWFNTYPAQIFMGDVGSLGLGAALGIVAVISKNEILLVLVGGVFVVEAVSVIIQVVSFKTRGKRVFRMAPIHHHYELKGWPEPQIIVRFWIVSIICALFALSTLKLR is encoded by the coding sequence GTGTTGTACCTGCTGCTCTATCCGCTGCACCCGGCGTTCCCGGTGTTGAACGTGTTCCGCTACATCACGTTTCGCGCGGCGCTGGCGGCGCTGCTGTCGCTGCTGTTGGCGTTCGTCATCGGTCCCTGGCTCATCCGCTCCCTCAAGCAGTGGCAGATCGGCCAGCACATCCGCGAGGACGGTCCCGCGCACCACGCCGGCAAGGCCGGCACACCCACCATGGGGGGCACCCTGATCGTCCTGTCCCTGACGCTGTCCACGCTGCTGGTGGCGGACGTCACCAACGTGTACGTGTTGCTGGCCTTGGTCGTGACCGTGGCGTTCGCGGCCATCGGTCTCGTCGACGACTGTCTCAAGCTCAGGAGCCGCAGCAGCCGCGGACTCTCCATGTGGAGCAAGCTCGTGCCCCAGACCGCCGTGGCCGCGGCGGCGGTGGTGGTGCTGCTGTCGCAGCCCGACTTCAACAGCACGGTGGCGGTGCCGTTCCTCAAGAACGTGCAGCCGGACCTGGGGCTCTGGTACGTGCCCTTCGCGGTGGTGGTGGTGGTGGGCGCCTCCAACGCGGTGAACCTGACGGACGGCCTCGACGGCCTCGCCATCGGCCCGGTGATGACCGCCGCGGCCGCCTACGCCATCATCGTCTACCTCGCGGGGCACGTGAAGTTCGCCGAGTACCTGCAGATCCCCTACGTGTCCCAGGTTGGCGAGTTGACGGTGTTCTGCGCCGCGGTGGTGGCGGCGGGCATGGGTTTCCTGTGGTTCAACACCTATCCCGCGCAGATCTTCATGGGCGACGTCGGCAGCCTCGGTCTGGGGGCCGCCCTGGGGATCGTGGCGGTCATCAGCAAGAACGAGATCCTGCTGGTCCTGGTGGGCGGGGTCTTCGTGGTGGAGGCGGTGTCCGTCATCATACAGGTGGTGTCGTTCAAGACGCGCGGCAAGCGCGTCTTCCGCATGGCGCCGATCCACCACCATTACGAGCTCAAGGGTTGGCCGGAGCCGCAGATCATCGTGCGGTTCTGGATCGTGTCGATCATTTGCGCGCTGTTCGCGTTGAGCACGCTGAAGCTGCGCTGA
- a CDS encoding UDP-N-acetylmuramoyl-tripeptide--D-alanyl-D-alanine ligase: protein MDWSIEELAQAAGGTIVQRGAALRVGEVCTDSRRVERNGVFVALRGEVHDGHAFVPEAARRGSGCVIVQGNVALAREVAVIRVRDTLRALGDVAHYHRRRLAPRVLAITGSNGKTTTKEMLFSILQRARLDDRPLRGRVLKTEGNYNNLVGLPLTLLRLRGRERAAVVELGTNRPGEIRRLTAIAEPDVAVITSVAPAHLSGLKTVAGVAREKGAIFRGLGAHGTAVVNLDDARVARQSRAFQGRVVTYGTGGQVRGEDPEMLVGGRLRFNLRVGRVREPVRLRLCGLHNVRNAVGAAAMAHAFGVDVTAIRKGLEAVRPVSMRMEVERWRGIGIINDAYNANPASMEAALAALRAIPSRGRRVAVLGDMLEMGENESACHREVGETAARSGLDTLYVMGRFAREIRRGAVGAGMEPSAVRVARAHQPLGEELRGVLRKGDWVLVKGSRGAAMEQVLAAMKDGGA, encoded by the coding sequence ATGGACTGGAGCATCGAAGAGTTGGCGCAGGCAGCCGGGGGGACCATCGTCCAGCGCGGCGCCGCGCTCCGGGTCGGCGAGGTCTGCACGGACTCGCGCCGGGTGGAGCGGAACGGCGTGTTCGTGGCGCTTCGGGGCGAGGTGCACGACGGACACGCGTTCGTCCCCGAGGCGGCGCGGCGCGGGAGCGGCTGCGTCATCGTGCAGGGGAACGTGGCGCTGGCGCGGGAAGTGGCGGTGATCCGCGTGCGCGACACCTTGCGGGCGCTGGGAGACGTCGCCCATTACCATCGCCGGAGGCTGGCGCCGCGGGTGCTGGCGATTACCGGTTCGAACGGAAAGACCACGACCAAGGAGATGCTGTTCTCGATCCTCCAACGCGCGCGCCTGGATGACCGGCCGCTACGCGGCCGGGTCCTCAAGACCGAGGGCAACTACAACAACCTCGTCGGTCTGCCCTTGACCCTGCTGCGCTTGCGCGGACGCGAGCGCGCCGCGGTGGTGGAGTTGGGCACCAACCGGCCGGGCGAGATCCGCCGGCTTACGGCCATCGCCGAACCGGACGTGGCCGTCATCACCTCGGTGGCCCCGGCGCATCTCTCCGGCTTGAAGACCGTCGCGGGAGTGGCGCGGGAGAAGGGCGCGATCTTCCGCGGCCTGGGGGCGCACGGCACCGCCGTGGTCAATCTCGACGACGCCCGGGTGGCGCGGCAGAGCCGCGCGTTCCAGGGGCGCGTGGTGACCTACGGCACCGGCGGCCAGGTGCGCGGCGAGGACCCGGAGATGCTCGTCGGCGGGCGCCTGCGCTTCAACCTGCGCGTGGGGCGGGTGCGCGAACCGGTACGCCTGCGGCTGTGCGGCCTGCACAACGTGCGCAACGCGGTGGGCGCCGCGGCCATGGCGCACGCCTTCGGTGTGGACGTGACGGCCATCCGCAAGGGGCTCGAGGCCGTGCGTCCCGTCTCCATGCGCATGGAAGTCGAGCGCTGGCGCGGCATCGGCATCATCAACGACGCCTACAACGCCAATCCGGCCTCCATGGAGGCGGCCTTGGCCGCGCTCCGGGCGATACCGTCGCGGGGCCGGCGCGTGGCGGTCCTGGGAGACATGCTGGAGATGGGCGAGAACGAGAGCGCGTGCCATCGCGAGGTCGGCGAGACCGCGGCGCGCAGCGGCCTCGACACCCTGTACGTGATGGGCCGCTTCGCCCGCGAGATCCGGCGCGGCGCCGTCGGCGCCGGCATGGAGCCGTCGGCGGTGCGCGTGGCGCGCGCCCACCAACCGCTGGGCGAGGAGTTGCGCGGCGTCCTGCGCAAGGGCGACTGGGTGCTGGTCAAGGGCTCGCGGGGCGCGGCCATGGAGCAGGTGCTGGCGGCCATGAAGGATGGAGGAGCCTGA